The Erigeron canadensis isolate Cc75 chromosome 4, C_canadensis_v1, whole genome shotgun sequence genome window below encodes:
- the LOC122596253 gene encoding ubiquitin-like domain-containing CTD phosphatase: MDSSTAAASSSSSALTSPVTEEEITLTVKWSGKEYTLRLCGDDSVGELKRRICQVTTVLPKRQKLLYPKIGSKLADDSILLSTLPLKSSLKMTMIGTVEDDIIVDQVDAPEIVDDFEIGQDEAVDIKDKEVNKQKLRRRVDQYKIELKNPCRKGKKLLVLDIDYTLFDHRSTAENPLQLMRPYLHEFLTAAYAEYDIIIWSATSMKWVELKMGQLGVLSNPNYKITALLDHLAMITVQSDSRGIFDCKPLGLIWALLPEFYSAKNTIMFDDLRRNFVMNPQNGLTIKPFRKAHANRDTDRELVKLTQYLLAIADLDDISILDHKKWESYDESNYKRRRQT, from the exons ATGGACTCCTCAACCGCAGCAGCATCATCGTCGTCGTCGGCGTTGACATCTCCGGTGACGGAAGAAGAGATAACATTGACGGTGAAATGGAGCGGAAAAGAATACACACTGAGATTATGTGGCGACGATTCTGTGGGTGAATTGAAAAGAAGGATATGCCAAGTGACAACCGTCCTTCCAAAACGCCAGAAGCTTCTTTACCCTAAAATTGGATCCAAACTTGCCGATGATTCCATTTTGCTTTCTACTTTGCCCCTCAAATCTTCCCTCAAAATGACCATGATTGG TACTGTTGAAGATGATATTATTGTGGATCAAGTTGATGCTCCAgagattgttgatgattttgaaaTCGGCCAGGATGAAGCCGTCGACATTAAAGACAAAGAGGTCAACAAGCAGAAACTCAGGAGACGCGTTGATCAGTACAAG ATTGAACTCAAAAATCCATGCCGAAAAGGGAAAAAGCTTCTTGTGCTGGATATAGACTACACTCTCTTTGACCATCGGTCTACTGCAGAGAACCCACTTCAACTAATGCGACCTT ATCTTCACGAGTTCTTGACAGCTGCTTATGCAGAGTATGACATCATTATATGGTCTGCAACAAG CATGAAATGGGTTGAGCTGAAGATGGGACAGCTTGGGGTACTCAGTAATCCCAATTACAAAATCACTGCTCTTTTAGACCATTTAGCAATGATCACCGTTCAATCAGATAGTAGGGGAATCTTTGACTGCAAACCACTTGGATTAATTTGGGCTCTTTTACCGGAG TTCTACAGTGCAAAGAATACCATAATGTTTGATGATCTGCGAAGAAATTTTGTTATGAATCCACAAAATGGATTGACGATAAAACCTTTCAGAAAGGCACATGCAAACCGAGACACTGACAGGGAACTAGTGAAGCTCACCCAGTACCTGCTAGCCATTGCTGATCTTGATGACATTAGTATACTAGATCACAAGAAATGGGAGTCATATGATGAATCAAACTACAAGCGAAGGCGTCAGACATGA
- the LOC122595741 gene encoding probable serine/threonine-protein kinase irlB produces MRRSRHNNAVLAHDEWPIRKALTLSDVDITHPFLTLPRQPVETYILVHLTQLERDHLLNREQVAINAQDDDTGDGYIMKLKWRGSYYNLIGKWGRIVRSKGLDVGKEIKLRWFNGCLHFSVPQQQQQQPISAPPLQIIPAPVAQHDQWPINKVLTLSDVDTNHPFLPLTRRSVEDHILVHWTPQQRELLRNEEQVNLTARDVDTEEMYVMKLRWRGNYYNLIGKWGKIIRSRGLGAGKEIKIRWANGCLHFSVPYEHTVVPAAIPVIQQQLQQQQQQRQQQQQQQQQQQHNNNNNNNNYNNNYNKYNTSTTKTGQLKRHSLYPMWIQIIRFLHYLENLLKIIFFCIGHHRHENN; encoded by the coding sequence ATGAGGCGTTCTAGACACAACAATGCAGTACTCGCACACGATGAATGGCCTATCAGAAAGGCCCTTACATTATCGGATGTTGACATTACTCACCCGTTTCTCACTCTACCTCGCCAGCCAGTGGAGACATATATCCTTGTGCATTTGACACAACTTGAACGAGATCATCTACTGAATAGAGAGCAAGTGGCCATAAACGCTCAAGATGATGACACTGGTGATGGTTATataatgaagttaaaatggCGTGGGAGTTATTACAACCTTATTGGCAAATGGGGAAGAATCGTCCGTAGCAAGGGACTTGATGTTGGGAAGGAGATCAAACTTCGTTGGTTTAATGGATGTTTGCACTTCTCGGtcccacaacaacaacaacaacaacctatTTCTGCACCTCCGTTGCAGATAATTCCAGCACCCGTAGCACAGCATGACCAGTGGCCCATCAATAAAGTTTTGACATTGTCTGACGTGGACACTAATCATCCTTTCTTACCTCTAACAAGGAGATCTGTTGAAGATCATATTCTTGTGCATTGGACCCCACAACAACGGGAGCTGCTGAGAAACGAAGAGCAAGTGAATTTGACTGCCCGGGATGTAGATACAGAGGAGATGTATGTGATGAAGCTGAGGTGGCGTGGAAACTATTACAACTTAATTGGAAAATGGGGGAAAATTATAAGGAGTAGAGGACTTGGTGCTGGGAAAGAGATCAAGATTCGATGGGCTAATGGGTGTCTTCACTTTTCTGTCCCATATGAGCACACAGTTGTGCCTGCAGCAATCCCGGTGATACAACAAcaactacaacaacaacaacaacaacgacaacaacaacaacaacaacaacaacaacaacaacacaacaacaacaacaacaacaacaactacaACAACAACTACAACAAATACAACACCAGCACCACCAAGACTGGCCAATTAAAAAGGCACTCACTTTATCCGATGTGGATACAAATCATCCGTTTCTTACATTACCTGGAAAATCTATTGAAGATCATATTCTTTTGTATTGGGCATCACAGGCACGAGAACAATTAA